GAAGGGGGAATAGCTTGTCATACTGAGGCGCTAATCTGGAAATCTGGAACACCCGGGGGGACACAGGGTTGAATgtgggagagggagagggtTGAAGAGGGTACACGCCGGTCGGAACGGGTGGGATAAAAAGAACACGGGCACGAAGAGTAAAAGTGTTAGAATGCATGTAAACAGAAATTATGATCGAAAAACAAGAGAGGCTAAATGTTCATGTATTGTTCATCCTTCGTTTTCTCCCGCGGGCACTACCAAGCGGCCTTTGCGCGAGAACCTGTCGGAGTATGGGATCGTCTTTGTTTTTGTCGACATGGTGTACACGGACATGTCTGTGGGAGTGTGAGTTCAGCGGATGTCAGATTAGGTGAGGCTTAGATGTAGCACGAACCGTTGAAGATTGTCAGGTCGCGGGTATTTGTGTTGCTGGTCTGGACAGAAGGGACAGACATAGCCTGGGGAATTGTGAACGAGACCATGGCGCATCATTTCATTCTTGCGCTTGAAGCCTTTGCCGCCTAATGCGCGTGGACAGCCCTCAACTGGGCAGAAGTGTGGGCGGTCTTGTGAGTGCACGTTTGCGTGAGAGCTGCTAGTTCGTTAGGTGGGAGTTTCGTTCGGTTCGTCTTTAGTGGTCTTACTTGAGAAGGTACTGAGTTTGGAAGGGCGCAGCCGTGCATCCAGGATGTGTACACTTGTAACTACCCACAGGCCCCCCATTGGCCTGGGGAGTGGACGCAGCGAGCAAATGCCGATCACCCATACCAACGCCAACCTGTTCCGTGGGCGTAGGGTAGCTGGTCGCTGGGCTTTTGGCGGTCATAGGGAAAGCCTCAAATGGGGTCTGGACGGACAGCATCTCAGCCTGGGGTGTTCCGCGCCAGAAGGACGACGGTGAGGCCGGCGAGGGGTTGGTTGATGAGTCCTTCAGGCTCACTGGCGAAAAGTGAGAGAAGGGACTTGGAGGGATAGAAAACTTTCCCGGAAAAGTGCGGTCAAATGGGGAGTCGTTCCCTGATGTAGTTGATCCGGGACATGAGGAGAAGGGGTAGGGTGATGGCAATGTGTTGACCGGTGGGCAGAAGTCTGACAATTCGCTGATAGCTTTGTGGATGGATGGCAGCGTTTGTTTATTGCTGCTACTCTCTGGGGATTTTTCGAGTGGTTGGATCAAGTTTAGTGATGGGAGAGGTGGAAATTCAGGCTTGATTTCCGAAGAGGTTCTAAGATAGAGCAACCCTTGTGGGGATCGTTGGCTCAGGCCACAGATTGATTGAACACGCCCTCTTTGAACCTTATGTTTAACCTCAACCTCTGGCTGTTTAGGCTGTAACGGGGCTGGGGTCAATTTCTTCTGGCAGGGTTTGGTGCCGATGTCATTAATTGAAGCCAAGCCTGAGCCTGAGCCTGAGTTTGTCTTGAATTCCAAAGATGGCTTTCGTGACGGATCATCCCTGAATGTATTGGACCTTCCTCGGGGATCAAAGTCAAGTGGTTGTTTATAATTTTTGAGATTTCCAGGTAATGGTTCCAATGTCGAGATCCTTGCCGTTGCAGCAATCTCAGGGTGGTTCGGAGCTAGTAACCCCATCAGCACTCGGTCGCCCTCATGGGTTGAGTTCTGAGGTTTCCGCTGGTTGGGATTACGAGAACCCGCTGCATTGTCACCTTTTTCGTTAGTCGAAACAAACGGTGGTGGCGTTTCACTCCTTCCATAGTTCGGGTTCACCGCCTCCATCGGAGGCGATCGATTAGAAGCATCATCCGAATCATACATAGCGGACGTCATGAATAGATTGACAGGTGCATCGGGAACCTTGTCTTATACTTGTTCTTTGTCTGACAGGTTGGATAGTCGATCACACATCAGAACGGATGATGGTAGCCTGTAAGATATGGTTAGAGATGGGGTAAGAGAATTGTGACTTTGATCGGAGGACTGAAAAAAGCACTGATCAAAGTACATAGAGGAGATAAGTAGAATCGCAATTCCGATATAATGCGGCTGTCCGTGATTATACTGTAAAGCGTCGAGATGGGCAGATGAGGGGTTGTCCGGTCAGGATGACCCGGAGAGA
The nucleotide sequence above comes from Penicillium digitatum chromosome 1, complete sequence. Encoded proteins:
- a CDS encoding Zinc finger, C2H2-like yields the protein MYDSDDASNRSPPMEAVNPNYGRSETPPPFVSTNEKAPNHPEIAATARISTLEPLPGNLKNYKQPLDFDPRGRSNTFRDDPSRKPSLEFKTNSGSGSGLASINDIGTKPCQKKLTPAPLQPKQPEVEVKHKVQRGRVQSICGLSQRSPQGLLYLRTSSEIKPEFPPLPSLNLIQPLEKSPESSSNKQTLPSIHKAISELSDFCPPVNTLPSPYPFSSCPGSTTSGNDSPFDRTFPGKFSIPPSPFSHFSPVSLKDSSTNPSPASPSSFWRGTPQAEMLSVQTPFEAFPMTAKSPATSYPTPTEQVGVGMGDRHLLAASTPQANGGPVGSYKCTHPGCTAAPFQTQYLLNSHANVHSQDRPHFCPVEGCPRALGGKGFKRKNEMMRHGLVHNSPGYVCPFCPDQQHKYPRPDNLQRHVRVHHVDKNKDDPILRQVLAQRPLGSARGRKRRMNNT